A region of Jonquetella anthropi DSM 22815 DNA encodes the following proteins:
- a CDS encoding CapA family protein — protein sequence MFRRLIGFTLLLSALACGAQAAQNSMGPWRISVTGDLMAHKPQITGAALKDKYDFSPSFALIAPYLRRADLMVGNLETTLSGAQRRFTGYPCFNTPDEFALAVKKAGFDLVSTANNHSLDRHGPGLFRTLKVLDSVGLAHQGSWASQEARQKPLTVQVGPMTVAFVAWTYGTNGISMPKEAPWALGLLSDPQAVAADIAAAKKMRPDLIAALVHCGTEYKLTPPQSVVNLADSLIAQGVDLVLMSHPHVVQPVAVRTVKTPQGIRRGLVAWSLGNFISCQRTHPRDWGVILQLDCWPLPHGTLVTASALPTWVRFRPQGRGVQAAVVSVGDALLNPSGFSKAELARLRAVWAESTKTLLGDSLPSSSVRTDFSLNVLPLFVPAPAQPAEKK from the coding sequence GTGTTCCGTCGGCTGATTGGCTTTACCCTCCTTCTCTCAGCTCTTGCCTGCGGCGCCCAAGCGGCTCAGAACTCAATGGGCCCGTGGCGCATCTCCGTGACGGGAGACCTGATGGCCCACAAGCCTCAAATCACCGGCGCAGCGCTCAAGGACAAGTACGACTTCAGCCCGTCGTTCGCCCTCATCGCCCCGTACCTCAGGCGGGCTGACCTGATGGTCGGCAACTTGGAGACGACGCTGAGCGGAGCGCAAAGACGGTTCACCGGCTATCCGTGCTTCAACACGCCGGATGAATTCGCCCTCGCCGTTAAAAAGGCCGGCTTCGATCTGGTCTCCACCGCCAACAACCACAGTCTTGACCGACACGGGCCGGGGCTTTTCCGGACCCTGAAGGTCCTCGACAGCGTCGGCCTCGCCCACCAGGGTTCGTGGGCCTCGCAGGAAGCCCGCCAAAAGCCACTGACAGTTCAGGTCGGGCCGATGACCGTCGCCTTCGTCGCTTGGACGTACGGGACCAACGGAATTTCCATGCCGAAGGAAGCCCCGTGGGCCCTTGGCCTTTTGTCCGATCCCCAAGCGGTCGCCGCCGATATCGCCGCGGCGAAAAAAATGAGGCCGGACCTGATTGCCGCGCTCGTCCACTGTGGGACTGAGTACAAGCTGACGCCGCCGCAAAGCGTCGTCAACTTGGCCGACAGTCTGATCGCCCAAGGGGTTGACCTCGTGCTGATGAGCCACCCCCACGTGGTCCAGCCAGTGGCAGTCCGAACCGTCAAGACGCCCCAAGGCATCCGGCGCGGGCTGGTCGCTTGGTCGCTGGGAAACTTCATATCCTGCCAGCGAACACACCCTCGCGACTGGGGAGTGATTCTCCAGCTGGACTGTTGGCCCCTGCCCCACGGAACGCTCGTGACGGCGTCGGCTCTGCCGACGTGGGTCCGGTTTCGCCCGCAGGGCCGGGGCGTTCAAGCGGCCGTCGTCTCGGTGGGAGACGCGCTGCTGAACCCGTCAGGCTTCAGCAAAGCTGAGCTGGCCAGACTTCGCGCCGTCTGGGCGGAAAGCACGAAAACACTTTTAGGCGACTCGCTGCCCAGCTCTTCCGTCCGAACGGATTTTTCCCTCAATGTTCTCCCTCTGTTCGTCCCCGCTCCGGCTCAGCCGGCGGAGAAAAAATAA
- a CDS encoding MalY/PatB family protein gives MLVYDFDALIDRRGTGCTKWDDTAARFGKEGLLPLWIADMDFPAPPCVVEAICRRAQHPIYGYCVFPSDYHDGFVAWQKKRNNWDVKKEWICHTPGVVSAISMAVQSFTVPGDSVLFCTPAYPPFKGTVEALGRHGVDAPMAFKDGRFELNFDAMEEKAKSARMLLFCNPHNPAGRSFSREELNRVAEIAEKNNLIVVCDEIHSDIVYEPCHHIPFASLNDWTKDHCVVMMAPSKTFNIAGLTTSLIVIPNDKLRGQFLRFTDDCTHIGGGSVFGLVGCQAAFEGGESWLDELRAYLKGNVDFVEKELAARVPAVKLVHPEATYVPLVDFRELGMTNEELQKFLVEKVGVALNDGASFGELTKGFARLNIATQRAHLREFIDRLEAALKR, from the coding sequence ATGCTCGTGTACGACTTTGACGCTCTGATTGACCGCCGCGGCACCGGCTGCACCAAATGGGATGACACCGCCGCGCGTTTTGGCAAAGAAGGCCTGCTTCCCCTGTGGATCGCCGACATGGATTTTCCCGCCCCGCCCTGCGTCGTGGAGGCGATTTGCCGCCGCGCCCAGCACCCGATTTACGGCTACTGCGTGTTCCCCTCGGACTACCACGACGGGTTCGTGGCGTGGCAGAAGAAGCGCAACAACTGGGACGTGAAGAAAGAGTGGATCTGCCACACCCCCGGCGTCGTGAGCGCTATTTCCATGGCCGTCCAAAGCTTCACTGTTCCGGGCGACAGCGTCCTTTTCTGCACGCCCGCTTACCCGCCCTTCAAGGGAACCGTCGAAGCGCTGGGACGTCATGGAGTCGACGCCCCCATGGCCTTTAAAGACGGGCGGTTTGAGCTGAACTTCGACGCGATGGAAGAGAAGGCCAAGTCAGCCCGAATGCTTCTGTTCTGCAACCCCCATAACCCAGCCGGCCGTTCATTCAGCCGGGAGGAACTGAACAGGGTCGCCGAGATTGCAGAGAAAAATAACCTGATCGTCGTCTGCGACGAAATTCATTCCGACATCGTCTACGAGCCGTGCCATCATATCCCGTTCGCCAGCCTGAACGACTGGACGAAAGACCACTGCGTCGTCATGATGGCGCCCAGTAAAACGTTCAACATCGCCGGGCTGACCACGTCGCTGATCGTGATCCCGAACGACAAACTGCGCGGGCAGTTCCTCCGTTTTACCGACGATTGCACCCATATCGGCGGCGGCAGCGTCTTCGGCCTTGTCGGCTGTCAGGCCGCCTTTGAGGGCGGTGAGAGCTGGCTCGACGAGCTGCGCGCCTACCTGAAGGGCAACGTTGACTTCGTCGAAAAAGAGCTGGCCGCCCGCGTCCCGGCGGTCAAGCTGGTCCACCCTGAGGCGACCTACGTGCCGCTGGTGGACTTTCGTGAGCTCGGCATGACGAACGAAGAGCTCCAGAAATTCCTCGTGGAGAAAGTTGGCGTCGCCCTCAACGACGGAGCCTCCTTCGGCGAGCTCACGAAAGGCTTCGCCCGGCTGAACATCGCCACCCAGCGAGCGCACCTTCGTGAGTTCATCGACCGGCTCGAGGCGGCCCTTAAACGGTGA
- a CDS encoding HAD family hydrolase yields MTCPSRPKLVLCDMDGCLSKDKGFPFDLDAMSKLRDLIHSSGIPFALATGRSDPYVEAVTQALDITTPCMCEHGCYLYFPSLKRPKANSCLTPAGQELMDHLRRTIEAHCAQLNCFTELKRTCLSIHPCRQGKELQSDLELLIANVKALITPEQLAELQVNRSSCTLDIVPRGCDKGAGAWALCQTLRVSPNDALAIGDSEIDLPMMAVCGLSAAPGNARPAVKERTGWLAPSENIFGVLEILDRFLSERAR; encoded by the coding sequence GTGACCTGCCCTTCCCGCCCCAAACTTGTCCTGTGCGACATGGACGGCTGCCTTTCCAAGGACAAAGGGTTCCCCTTTGACCTTGACGCCATGAGCAAGCTCCGCGACCTCATTCACTCTTCAGGGATCCCGTTTGCTCTGGCCACTGGCCGCTCTGACCCGTACGTCGAAGCGGTGACGCAAGCGCTGGACATCACAACCCCCTGCATGTGCGAGCACGGGTGCTATCTGTATTTTCCTTCGCTCAAACGCCCAAAGGCCAACAGCTGCCTCACCCCGGCCGGACAGGAGCTGATGGACCATCTGAGGAGAACGATCGAAGCGCACTGCGCTCAGCTGAACTGTTTTACCGAGCTGAAGCGCACCTGCCTTTCGATTCACCCCTGCCGGCAAGGGAAGGAACTGCAGTCCGATTTGGAGCTGCTGATCGCGAACGTTAAAGCCCTCATCACGCCGGAGCAGCTCGCCGAGCTTCAAGTCAACAGATCCTCCTGCACGCTTGACATCGTTCCCCGCGGCTGCGATAAAGGGGCCGGAGCTTGGGCGCTGTGCCAAACGCTTCGCGTCAGCCCGAACGACGCGCTGGCCATTGGGGACAGCGAGATCGACCTGCCGATGATGGCCGTCTGCGGACTGTCCGCCGCGCCGGGCAACGCCCGGCCGGCCGTCAAAGAGCGCACCGGCTGGCTCGCGCCAAGCGAGAATATCTTCGGCGTTTTAGAAATTCTTGACCGTTTTCTCTCCGAACGAGCGCGCTAG
- a CDS encoding DegT/DnrJ/EryC1/StrS family aminotransferase → MSLASQPIPSFDLHRNYARVKDEINAAVARVLESQQFIMGSEVSSFEAEATSFLGAHRAIACASGSDALVLAMMSLDLKPGDEVITTPFSFFATVSCITRVGATPKFVDVDPATYNIDLSRLSEAITDRTRAMIPVHLFGQMVPLEQTEKELAERHITVVEDSAQAFGSWRRVGDRMIMAGAWGDLGCYSFFPTKNLGCYGDAGMVTARDDRTADRIAKLRVHGAGKQYFHEEVGLNSRMDALQAAILRVRLAHLPQWIEERRAIAERYRLLFEQANLTEFVTPPAELQGNCHTYHQYVIRAKKRDELMAFMAENGVATRVYYPQSLHLQKCFASFGGRPGQFPVSEQLTQEVLALPMFPELTADEQARVVETMSKFYRKQQLLSPSGS, encoded by the coding sequence ATGTCCTTGGCATCTCAGCCGATTCCTTCGTTTGACCTTCACCGCAACTACGCACGAGTCAAAGACGAGATCAACGCCGCTGTCGCGCGCGTTTTAGAAAGCCAGCAGTTCATCATGGGAAGCGAAGTCTCCTCCTTTGAGGCGGAGGCGACCTCTTTCTTGGGGGCACACCGCGCCATTGCCTGCGCATCCGGCAGCGACGCCTTGGTGCTCGCCATGATGTCCCTCGACCTCAAACCCGGCGACGAGGTCATCACTACCCCGTTTTCCTTCTTCGCCACGGTCAGCTGCATCACGAGAGTCGGCGCGACTCCGAAGTTCGTCGACGTTGATCCGGCCACTTACAACATCGACCTGAGCCGCCTCTCTGAGGCGATTACCGATCGGACCCGGGCGATGATTCCAGTCCACCTGTTCGGCCAGATGGTCCCTCTCGAGCAGACAGAAAAAGAGCTGGCTGAAAGACACATCACGGTGGTCGAGGACAGCGCGCAGGCTTTCGGCAGCTGGCGGCGGGTTGGAGATCGAATGATCATGGCCGGCGCTTGGGGCGACCTCGGGTGCTACTCGTTCTTCCCCACCAAGAACTTGGGCTGCTATGGCGACGCCGGTATGGTGACAGCCCGAGACGACAGGACGGCGGACCGGATTGCCAAGCTCCGAGTTCACGGCGCCGGCAAGCAGTACTTCCACGAGGAAGTGGGACTGAACAGCCGTATGGACGCGCTGCAGGCGGCTATCCTGCGGGTTCGGCTCGCTCACCTGCCCCAGTGGATCGAAGAGCGCCGGGCCATCGCCGAGCGGTATCGGCTCCTTTTTGAACAGGCCAACTTGACCGAGTTCGTGACGCCGCCGGCCGAACTTCAAGGCAACTGCCACACCTACCACCAGTACGTCATCCGCGCTAAAAAACGGGACGAGCTGATGGCGTTTATGGCGGAGAACGGGGTGGCGACGCGAGTGTATTACCCTCAATCGCTTCACCTGCAGAAGTGCTTCGCGTCGTTCGGCGGCCGACCGGGCCAGTTCCCGGTCTCTGAGCAGCTGACCCAAGAAGTCCTCGCCCTGCCGATGTTCCCCGAACTGACGGCCGACGAGCAAGCCCGCGTCGTTGAAACAATGTCCAAGTTCTACCGCAAGCAGCAACTTCTTAGCCCGTCAGGCTCCTAG
- a CDS encoding zinc metallopeptidase — protein MMMPYLDPTFLLIVPALLLALWAQTKTQRTFAAYSRVTSQNGYSAQQVARSLLDRFGLSSVPIRPVPGSLTDHYDPQDKSLSLSQPVYDSHSIAAIGVAAHEVGHAIQHEQEYRPLAIRNAIVPAANIGSQAALPLFFIGLLMRGQTLMTLGIVLYLGVLAFHLVTLPVEIDASRRALRLLDETGMLSRPELLGAKKVLSAAALTYVAATLMSLTQLVRLLILRGATRNRD, from the coding sequence ATGATGATGCCGTACCTTGATCCGACGTTCCTCCTGATCGTCCCGGCTTTGCTGCTGGCCCTTTGGGCCCAAACAAAAACGCAGCGGACTTTTGCCGCCTACAGCCGAGTGACCAGCCAGAACGGGTACTCGGCGCAGCAGGTCGCCCGATCGCTGCTCGACAGGTTCGGCCTTTCAAGCGTGCCGATTCGCCCTGTCCCCGGCTCGCTGACCGATCATTATGACCCGCAGGACAAGAGCCTGTCCCTTTCTCAACCGGTGTACGACAGCCACTCCATCGCGGCGATCGGCGTTGCGGCTCACGAGGTCGGGCACGCCATCCAGCACGAACAGGAATATCGGCCTCTGGCGATTCGGAATGCCATTGTGCCGGCCGCCAATATCGGCTCTCAAGCCGCGCTCCCCCTCTTCTTCATCGGACTTCTCATGAGAGGGCAAACGCTGATGACCTTGGGCATTGTCCTGTACTTGGGAGTTCTGGCCTTCCACCTCGTCACGCTACCCGTCGAGATTGACGCCAGCCGGCGGGCCCTGCGGCTTTTGGACGAGACGGGGATGCTGAGCCGCCCGGAACTGCTGGGCGCCAAGAAAGTTTTAAGCGCAGCTGCTTTGACGTACGTGGCGGCGACGCTCATGTCGCTGACCCAGCTCGTCCGGCTGCTGATCCTTCGCGGTGCCACAAGGAACCGAGACTAG
- a CDS encoding DUF6391 domain-containing protein produces the protein MFPPLFLFLLFLLPLAGFFTLWLAVPLLLIGLAVFAFGGLDWQVWRPDRLWKLLTDQASRRNAALQNATVRLLREQDPASKPAGVEPDGFGLSSQLSSAQVWDAAHHALYRLRDGEKDLAVTAGGSSAALTLTTVILAVLLLGLLLFSGHLSLLTGVLAVLASRAIAPAIAPSFERFALINADVRGLRLADIRETAERQSALGGRFLWSQGGFFISTADEGAPLEAEILDETPSDRSIS, from the coding sequence ATGTTCCCACCTCTTTTTTTGTTCCTGTTGTTCCTGCTCCCTCTGGCCGGTTTCTTTACGCTGTGGCTCGCCGTTCCCCTGCTTCTGATCGGCTTGGCGGTCTTTGCGTTCGGCGGTTTGGACTGGCAGGTATGGCGGCCTGACCGGCTGTGGAAGCTGCTGACCGATCAGGCTTCCAGACGAAACGCGGCCCTTCAGAACGCGACCGTGCGCCTGCTGCGCGAACAGGACCCCGCGTCAAAGCCTGCCGGCGTCGAGCCGGACGGCTTCGGCCTGTCGTCTCAGCTCAGCTCCGCCCAAGTCTGGGACGCGGCCCATCACGCCCTCTACCGGCTTCGAGACGGCGAAAAAGATCTGGCCGTCACGGCCGGAGGCTCGTCAGCAGCCTTGACGCTGACCACCGTCATTTTAGCCGTCCTCTTGCTCGGCCTGCTCCTTTTCAGCGGGCATCTCAGCCTGTTGACCGGCGTGCTGGCCGTCTTGGCCAGCCGGGCGATTGCTCCGGCGATCGCCCCGAGCTTTGAGCGTTTCGCGCTGATTAACGCTGACGTGAGAGGCCTTCGCTTGGCGGACATTCGAGAGACCGCCGAGCGCCAGTCCGCTTTAGGCGGCCGGTTTCTCTGGTCGCAGGGTGGCTTTTTCATCTCCACCGCCGACGAGGGAGCTCCGCTCGAAGCGGAAATTTTAGACGAAACGCCGTCGGACAGGAGCATCTCGTGA
- a CDS encoding RsmB/NOP family class I SAM-dependent RNA methyltransferase has protein sequence MRGIEAALKVLSAVEKGGFASQKLRDLPLDAPDRTLAASLVYACLRRAELWRFLAFEYLRPKPEGFSPSVRLALQLGAAGALELKNFAVPALVNGLVDWTKRSDRGGAKVVNAVMRRLLDQGPARLEQLGNDRSLEARSLLFGVPLWAARLFTRDYGSETGDALLKTQQSPVALALRVSRSDLRERVLASLGASGWNASPSDLLSESIRLETTALPPCLPGYDAGLVTPQSETSMSVAHEAAASCPEGRILDMCAGRAVKSGAVLQANVRLTLEGWDLSKPRVLAGMKELTRLNLTGRAKLRTGDALELVPEEAPDAILVDAPCSGSGTWRRHPEAKWRLSESDLASNSALQRRLLDRACRLVKPGGTVIYSTCSLFAAENEAVVSQVIEETPMTVEPLSPSFKFDSLRSPGAVAFPSTPWNDGFYLVKLRRPLGKER, from the coding sequence GTGAGAGGCATTGAAGCGGCCCTGAAAGTCCTCTCCGCCGTCGAAAAGGGCGGGTTCGCGTCCCAAAAGCTGAGGGATCTTCCCCTCGACGCCCCGGATCGGACTCTCGCAGCGTCTCTGGTTTACGCCTGTCTGCGGCGGGCCGAGCTGTGGCGTTTTCTCGCGTTTGAATATCTCCGCCCAAAGCCCGAAGGGTTTTCCCCGTCGGTCCGTCTCGCGCTCCAGCTCGGCGCGGCCGGAGCGCTTGAACTGAAAAACTTCGCCGTGCCCGCGTTAGTCAACGGCTTAGTCGACTGGACAAAACGGTCTGACCGCGGGGGGGCAAAAGTGGTCAACGCGGTCATGCGCCGTCTGCTCGACCAAGGACCGGCGCGCCTTGAACAGTTGGGAAACGACCGTTCGCTGGAAGCGCGAAGTCTGCTGTTCGGGGTTCCTCTCTGGGCTGCCCGCCTTTTCACCCGCGACTACGGCTCCGAAACTGGGGACGCTCTGCTGAAGACCCAGCAGTCTCCCGTCGCCTTAGCGCTTCGGGTCTCCCGATCGGACTTGCGGGAACGCGTCCTCGCGTCCTTGGGGGCGTCGGGCTGGAACGCTTCGCCGTCTGACCTCTTAAGCGAGTCCATTCGCCTTGAGACGACCGCTCTGCCACCCTGCCTGCCCGGGTATGACGCCGGACTCGTCACGCCTCAGAGCGAAACGTCCATGTCCGTCGCCCACGAAGCGGCCGCCTCGTGCCCCGAAGGCCGAATCCTCGACATGTGCGCCGGCCGGGCCGTCAAATCGGGAGCGGTGCTTCAAGCCAATGTCCGGCTCACGCTGGAAGGCTGGGACCTCTCGAAGCCACGGGTTCTCGCCGGCATGAAAGAACTCACCCGGCTGAACCTGACAGGTCGGGCAAAACTTCGGACAGGCGACGCGCTGGAACTCGTCCCAGAAGAAGCGCCGGACGCCATTTTAGTTGACGCGCCCTGTTCAGGAAGCGGAACGTGGCGGCGTCACCCGGAGGCCAAGTGGCGGCTGAGCGAATCGGACTTAGCAAGCAACTCGGCTCTGCAGCGCCGGCTTCTTGATCGGGCCTGCCGGCTCGTCAAGCCCGGCGGGACGGTGATTTACTCTACCTGCAGTCTGTTTGCGGCAGAAAATGAAGCGGTCGTCTCGCAGGTCATCGAAGAGACGCCGATGACCGTTGAACCGCTCAGTCCTTCTTTTAAATTTGACTCACTTCGATCTCCCGGCGCCGTCGCGTTTCCCTCGACGCCGTGGAACGACGGATTCTATCTTGTTAAGTTGCGACGTCCGCTAGGAAAGGAGCGGTAA
- a CDS encoding PASTA domain-containing protein produces MRFLRLAILLALLAVIGSAAVIGYNIFLGSSSSPLPPLRGTSVVEAVATLEKIGLQARIDQQESSLPQGTVISQWPEAGRKLRSDKIVTLRVSQGTQGVAVPDVRRQPEASAVAQLQNQGFAVGDLLKVSASEPAGTVIAQNPAYPANIPSSQKVDLLVSLGQVAAGKVILPDVVDKKLSQAQELLSASGLRTSVTWQYGKSTPTGMVIAMSPRAGSSVAQKSKITLTVATTDKKYATQPTADELPQAGPTTATGAKIVMVTPAGDAEPAAPAENAEAPSGTTTATLPAQGEQASPATVSAQGEQAAPGPAQVDQTSSAQGRKTATVRYQVPPVKGMSLRIEMTDRSGTHKILERQAKPSETISLNVPYTGEAIVTIFLGGEFVWQDRYK; encoded by the coding sequence ATGCGTTTTCTGCGTTTGGCGATTCTTCTGGCCCTCTTGGCCGTCATCGGATCGGCGGCTGTCATCGGGTACAACATTTTCTTGGGCAGCTCAAGCTCTCCGCTGCCTCCGCTTCGCGGGACTTCCGTCGTTGAAGCGGTCGCGACGCTTGAAAAAATAGGGTTGCAAGCCCGTATCGATCAACAGGAGTCGTCTCTGCCTCAGGGCACTGTCATCAGCCAGTGGCCCGAAGCGGGACGCAAGCTCCGCTCCGACAAAATCGTCACTCTGAGAGTCAGCCAAGGAACTCAGGGCGTAGCTGTCCCAGATGTCAGACGGCAGCCTGAAGCATCTGCCGTGGCGCAGCTGCAGAACCAAGGGTTCGCGGTAGGAGACCTTCTCAAGGTATCGGCGTCTGAGCCGGCCGGCACTGTCATCGCCCAGAACCCGGCCTATCCGGCCAATATTCCGTCGTCGCAGAAAGTTGACCTGCTGGTGAGCCTCGGCCAAGTTGCCGCCGGCAAGGTGATCCTTCCCGACGTGGTGGACAAGAAACTTTCTCAGGCCCAAGAACTTCTGAGCGCCAGCGGCCTGAGAACCTCCGTCACATGGCAGTACGGCAAATCGACCCCCACCGGCATGGTGATCGCCATGAGCCCCCGAGCCGGCTCATCAGTCGCGCAGAAGAGCAAGATCACGCTCACCGTGGCCACGACAGATAAGAAATACGCGACTCAGCCGACCGCGGACGAGCTGCCGCAAGCCGGCCCTACAACAGCGACTGGTGCTAAAATCGTCATGGTGACTCCTGCAGGAGACGCAGAACCCGCAGCTCCGGCCGAGAACGCCGAAGCCCCGAGCGGAACAACAACCGCCACTCTTCCAGCGCAAGGCGAGCAAGCCTCACCTGCTACCGTTTCAGCGCAAGGAGAACAAGCCGCGCCCGGGCCGGCTCAAGTCGATCAAACGTCGTCCGCACAGGGCCGTAAGACCGCGACCGTCCGCTACCAAGTGCCGCCGGTCAAGGGCATGAGCCTTCGGATTGAGATGACCGACCGCAGCGGCACCCACAAGATTCTCGAACGGCAGGCCAAGCCAAGCGAGACGATATCGCTCAACGTACCTTATACCGGTGAGGCGATCGTCACCATCTTCCTCGGCGGGGAATTTGTCTGGCAGGATCGGTACAAATGA
- the rpe gene encoding ribulose-phosphate 3-epimerase: protein MRKFFLAPSLLSADPLALAESVEKLDGAYDWLHVDIMDGHYVPNLTYGPSLVKALRKKYPDAWLDVHLMVEPSENFLDMFLPCGASCLTVHQESTRHLHRALTRIRENGIWAGVSLNPGTPVCMVEPVLDCLDLVLLMSVNPGFGGQSFISSVCSKAQTLCQWRAAKNLNFVIEMDGGLGKDTLVQALTAGVDAAVMGNALFNTPAPAQTAREMRERAMEVLSR, encoded by the coding sequence ATGAGAAAGTTCTTCCTCGCGCCGTCGCTGTTGTCAGCTGATCCGCTGGCCTTGGCTGAATCGGTCGAGAAACTCGACGGCGCGTATGACTGGCTCCACGTGGACATCATGGACGGCCACTACGTGCCCAATTTGACGTACGGCCCGTCGCTCGTCAAAGCCCTGCGGAAAAAGTACCCGGACGCGTGGCTTGACGTCCACCTGATGGTAGAGCCGTCGGAGAATTTTCTGGACATGTTTCTGCCCTGCGGCGCCAGCTGCCTCACCGTTCATCAGGAGAGCACCCGACACCTGCACAGGGCCTTAACGCGAATCAGGGAGAACGGCATCTGGGCGGGCGTCTCACTCAACCCGGGGACGCCGGTCTGCATGGTCGAGCCGGTGCTCGACTGTTTGGATCTCGTCCTGCTGATGTCGGTGAACCCCGGGTTCGGCGGCCAGTCGTTTATTTCAAGCGTCTGCTCCAAGGCTCAGACCCTCTGCCAGTGGAGAGCCGCCAAGAATTTGAATTTCGTCATCGAAATGGACGGAGGGCTTGGGAAGGACACGCTTGTCCAAGCGCTGACTGCCGGAGTTGACGCGGCAGTCATGGGAAACGCCCTATTTAACACTCCTGCTCCGGCACAAACGGCCCGGGAGATGAGAGAACGTGCCATGGAGGTGCTTTCAAGATGA
- a CDS encoding RodZ domain-containing protein: protein MIDTHNAEYHSLEELGSVLQKARQARGVSIEDVTTMTCIQPRFLEGIERGDFSGFSSWVQARGFVQKYLSLMNLMDVWPAYSPFLSDTPPVFPAPATLAEEEPTVDEALPEGEDEPVSQEKLAPGEVDEGDEPAAPLNEDYHIGEQIEAPEFSGTDRDEPDLPLAPLVSNAEVGEDEREAVSSHEDQADHAVTVQVPRRSRPSTPPRQSAQWANDPLQPPISRRKTVAPYATRRKKGGGLILLALTVLILIGAGWTWWSRRDVSLDVAPATQTQKTADTIAVLPSNETPSEGETSSGAGKTIPTNPMAADIVHVRPAQETPNQPAQSTGTSEQSAGALAASTSTSAVSASASSSKQLVIVADGDCWLDVTRDGKKIFAKIIKKGARHSFEIGTGLRVIYGAGQNVKASVDGSAPASPGGGVLRLIYAPDGTVSKQ, encoded by the coding sequence ATGATCGACACTCACAACGCGGAATATCACAGCCTCGAAGAGCTTGGCAGCGTCCTGCAGAAAGCCCGGCAAGCTCGGGGCGTTTCGATCGAAGACGTCACAACGATGACCTGCATTCAGCCCCGTTTTCTCGAGGGAATTGAGCGGGGCGACTTTTCCGGCTTTTCCAGCTGGGTTCAGGCCCGAGGCTTCGTCCAGAAATACTTGAGCCTGATGAACCTGATGGATGTCTGGCCGGCGTACTCCCCGTTCTTGAGCGACACGCCGCCAGTCTTTCCGGCCCCGGCGACTTTAGCTGAGGAGGAGCCGACAGTAGACGAAGCCCTGCCGGAAGGAGAGGACGAACCGGTTTCACAGGAAAAGCTTGCCCCGGGCGAAGTCGACGAGGGTGACGAGCCTGCCGCCCCGCTGAACGAGGATTACCACATCGGGGAGCAGATTGAAGCCCCTGAGTTCTCTGGCACAGACCGCGATGAACCTGATCTGCCGCTCGCCCCGTTGGTTTCCAATGCCGAAGTTGGAGAAGACGAGCGAGAGGCTGTCTCTTCTCACGAAGACCAAGCAGACCATGCCGTAACCGTTCAGGTTCCCCGACGGTCAAGGCCTTCAACGCCGCCCCGCCAGTCGGCCCAGTGGGCCAATGACCCGCTTCAGCCGCCGATCTCCCGGCGCAAAACGGTTGCCCCATACGCGACCCGGCGGAAAAAAGGCGGCGGATTGATCCTGCTTGCCTTAACCGTTTTGATTCTCATCGGCGCCGGTTGGACCTGGTGGAGCCGCCGAGACGTGTCGCTTGACGTCGCCCCAGCCACTCAAACTCAAAAAACCGCCGACACCATTGCAGTTCTGCCCTCAAACGAAACGCCTTCCGAAGGCGAAACGTCGTCGGGCGCAGGAAAGACCATCCCGACAAACCCGATGGCTGCCGATATCGTACACGTCCGCCCCGCGCAAGAGACGCCGAACCAGCCGGCTCAATCGACTGGCACGTCTGAACAGAGCGCGGGCGCTCTGGCCGCGTCAACCTCTACTTCGGCCGTCTCAGCCTCCGCTTCGTCATCGAAACAGCTCGTCATCGTTGCCGATGGCGACTGCTGGCTTGATGTGACCCGGGACGGCAAAAAAATCTTCGCGAAGATCATCAAAAAAGGCGCCCGCCACTCCTTTGAAATCGGCACTGGCCTGCGAGTTATTTACGGTGCCGGACAAAACGTCAAGGCTTCGGTGGACGGCAGCGCCCCGGCTTCCCCGGGCGGCGGCGTCCTTCGACTGATTTACGCGCCGGACGGGACTGTCTCCAAGCAGTGA